The genomic window CCAGTCCGATGAGCAGCACACCGCCCGCGATGCCGCCGTAGAACAGCAGGGCGAGCGCTACGTCGCCGGTGGCCTTGCCGCGGGCGCGCACGAGTTCGATGGCAGTCGCGCCGGCGATCGACACGATCACCGCGGTCAGCACCGGAGCACTCCCGGTCAGCAGACCGAGCGCGACACCGGTGATCGCGATGTGGCCGATCCCGTCGCCCATCAGCGACAGGCGGCGCTGCACCAGATACGTCCCGATCGCCGGCGCGGACAGTCCGGTGAGCAGACCCGCGATCAGTGCGCGCTGCATGAACTCGAGCTCGAACATGGTCATGAGGGCAGCCACCCCGGTTCGTCGTCGGCGGTGTGCGAGTGGTGGACGTGGGCGTGCGTCTGGGAGGCGTGCGGTGGGCCGTCGTACACGATCCGGCCGCGGCGCATCACCACCGAGCGGTCGATCAGCGCGTCCATCGGGCCGAGGTCGTGGCTCACCATCACCACGGTCGTGCCGCGTTCGACCCGCTCGCGGATCGCGTCGGCGAAGATCTGCTGGCTGGCCAGGTCGACCCCGGCGGTCGGCTCGTCGAGGATCAGCAGCTCCGGATCGGACACCAGTGCCCGCGCGATCAGCACCCGCTGCTGCTGCCCGCCGGACAGCTCGGCGACCGCGTCCTTGCGCCGGTCGGCCATGTCCACGACCTGCAACGCGTCCTCGATCGCTTGCTTGCCCACGGCACCGAGTGGCGCGAACAGCCGCCGCTTGGAGAGCAGCCCGGACGAGACCACCT from Kribbella jejuensis includes these protein-coding regions:
- a CDS encoding metal ABC transporter ATP-binding protein → MTTDNTLAVQVDDLSVDLGGRLVLRGIDLRVRQGEVVAVLGTNGSGKSTLIKTVVGLLPAARGEVRLFGTAVPRFRDWRRVGYVPQRITAAGGVPATVYEVVSSGLLSKRRLFAPLGAVGKQAIEDALQVVDMADRRKDAVAELSGGQQQRVLIARALVSDPELLILDEPTAGVDLASQQIFADAIRERVERGTTVVMVSHDLGPMDALIDRSVVMRRGRIVYDGPPHASQTHAHVHHSHTADDEPGWLPS